The following are from one region of the Paenibacillus sp. KS-LC4 genome:
- a CDS encoding extracellular solute-binding protein, with amino-acid sequence MKSSNLSKTAAILSLLLLSTGVLSACSANSESNKSTSSPAGSNAVSESNGEVSGDKEPLGKYDKALTIRFARDVDNDMQDNIIPKTPGETVADNRWLKAYSEKLGIDVKYDWTVKGGDAYTQKINVTLASGEIPDMLRVTGSQMKQLADADMIEDLTPYWDAYASDLLKESYAVQGPAALNATLIDGKMMGMGPAEVYGDGTFLWLRTDWLENLGIEAPKTMDDVLAISKAFTTQDPDKNNVNDTYGLAMTKDLYGGAMGLEGFFTGYHAYPNMWIEDGSGNLVWGSTLPEVKEALKALSTMYKDGEIDKEFGVKDGGKVAETIAAGKVGMEFGAQWNPMYPLISNYQNDPTANWEGYALVSIDGKPALSPQNFGASEFWVVRKGFSNPEALIKMFNLHMELNWGKTGDFDHYYMPAANDSVGVWKYSPVQPYPPFKNLNAFKEIAAARSNQTLDQLTGEAKSIQNNIKAFENGDTSQWGWPKIYGENGVYRHSVDYVANDQFKLESFAGSPTKTMAEKQSTLKSLEKEVFVKLIMGAAPIDEFDKFVENWNKLGGADMTKEVNEWYASVKQ; translated from the coding sequence GTGAAAAGTAGTAATTTATCTAAAACAGCTGCTATTTTAAGTCTTTTGCTGCTGTCAACGGGAGTTTTATCAGCATGTAGTGCCAATTCAGAGAGCAATAAATCGACAAGCAGTCCAGCAGGAAGCAACGCAGTAAGTGAGTCAAATGGAGAGGTTTCAGGAGATAAGGAACCTTTAGGGAAATATGATAAAGCGCTTACAATAAGATTTGCCCGTGATGTGGATAATGATATGCAGGATAACATCATTCCTAAAACACCGGGAGAGACAGTAGCGGACAATCGCTGGCTTAAGGCGTATTCGGAAAAGCTGGGGATTGATGTTAAATACGATTGGACGGTAAAAGGCGGTGATGCCTACACTCAAAAAATTAACGTTACATTGGCATCAGGCGAAATCCCTGACATGCTTCGCGTAACGGGCTCTCAGATGAAGCAATTGGCCGATGCCGATATGATAGAGGATCTGACACCATATTGGGATGCTTATGCTTCCGATCTTCTGAAGGAGTCATACGCGGTTCAAGGGCCTGCTGCACTCAATGCTACATTAATTGATGGGAAAATGATGGGAATGGGTCCTGCAGAGGTTTATGGCGATGGCACTTTCCTATGGCTTCGCACCGACTGGCTTGAAAATTTGGGAATAGAAGCGCCTAAAACAATGGACGATGTCTTAGCCATCAGTAAAGCATTCACAACTCAAGATCCGGATAAAAATAATGTAAATGATACGTATGGTCTCGCTATGACAAAAGATCTATACGGCGGTGCAATGGGATTAGAAGGCTTCTTCACCGGATACCATGCTTACCCTAATATGTGGATAGAGGATGGTTCAGGTAATTTAGTATGGGGCAGTACGCTTCCAGAAGTAAAGGAAGCTTTGAAAGCGCTCTCTACAATGTATAAGGACGGCGAGATTGATAAGGAATTTGGTGTAAAGGATGGCGGCAAGGTAGCGGAAACGATTGCAGCTGGCAAGGTTGGCATGGAGTTCGGCGCGCAATGGAACCCGATGTATCCGCTGATTAGCAACTATCAGAACGATCCAACAGCAAATTGGGAAGGATATGCCTTGGTTTCCATAGATGGCAAGCCTGCTCTTTCACCTCAGAATTTTGGAGCCTCCGAGTTCTGGGTTGTGAGAAAAGGTTTCTCGAACCCGGAAGCATTGATCAAAATGTTCAATCTCCACATGGAGCTAAACTGGGGGAAAACAGGCGATTTTGATCACTACTATATGCCTGCTGCAAATGACAGCGTAGGGGTGTGGAAGTATTCACCGGTTCAACCGTATCCGCCATTTAAAAATCTGAATGCATTTAAAGAGATTGCGGCAGCTCGCTCCAATCAAACCCTGGATCAGCTGACTGGTGAAGCGAAATCTATTCAAAACAACATTAAGGCGTTTGAAAATGGCGATACCTCGCAATGGGGCTGGCCTAAAATATATGGCGAGAACGGGGTATATCGACATAGCGTTGACTACGTAGCTAACGATCAATTTAAGCTGGAGTCCTTCGCAGGCTCGCCAACCAAAACGATGGCGGAAAAACAGTCCACGCTGAAGTCTTTGGAAAAGGAAGTATTCGTGAAGCTTATTATGGGGGCTGCCCCAATTGACGAGTTCGACAAGTTTGTGGAGAACTGGAATAAGCTTGGCGGTGCCGATATGACTAAAGAAGTCAATGAATGGTATGCTTCTGTGAAACAATAA
- a CDS encoding helix-turn-helix domain-containing protein encodes MYRLLIVDNEEMIVNHLYEIFRGMTHLDLDVYKAYSGEEAIEWLNRTRIDIVLTDIDMPVLNGMQLMEEIFRSWPQCKVIFLTGHSEFEYVYKAIQHRNVSFILKAEDIDKVIQVVEETVAKIRKEIKTEDLIRNAKEQVHMALDLFQENYLLCILKGNQTVQISKEQFEQLSIPINVQWPVTLVLGKIDKWPEVSDYMQQMQQIYSVRQIIQRYLSTHVNIAIVLDENHRFVIFVQPKESLSITFPANADMIEHYFNKTVSFLKGILEVIQSACQENIGMPVSFTVGSKASWWDSVSSQYHSLHHLLNYRIGIENTILLVDSEINDDRSNEADPVETYEEEFDEGEKLVTALKLKNLSVIEQHLESGNKEKYFEALEQLLVPLRGIRSKNNVNAQEVYYTVALYLMSYINRWGLNMKVASQMGQTQLMRIDFFDTWNAAALYLTELSSVLFNMQKVDQKKRADNMIEYLKGFIRNHLDEDLSLVRLAEQVHLNPSYLSRIYKQETGRNLTEFIDSTRLIQAKELLKSENIKISDIARRVGYESATSFTRFFKKATGHSPQEYREKYILRMP; translated from the coding sequence ATGTACAGACTCTTAATTGTAGACAATGAAGAAATGATTGTGAATCATCTTTATGAAATTTTTCGCGGCATGACTCATTTGGACCTTGATGTTTATAAGGCCTATAGTGGAGAAGAAGCGATTGAGTGGCTCAATCGAACAAGAATTGATATTGTACTGACCGATATTGATATGCCTGTTTTAAACGGCATGCAGCTAATGGAGGAAATTTTTCGAAGCTGGCCCCAATGCAAAGTTATTTTTTTGACCGGCCACAGTGAATTTGAATACGTATACAAAGCCATTCAGCATCGGAACGTCAGCTTTATTCTTAAGGCGGAAGACATTGATAAAGTGATTCAGGTTGTAGAAGAAACCGTAGCAAAAATTCGTAAAGAAATAAAGACGGAAGATTTAATTCGAAATGCAAAAGAGCAAGTCCACATGGCGCTAGATTTGTTTCAAGAAAATTATTTGCTATGTATTCTAAAAGGGAATCAAACGGTACAAATCAGCAAGGAGCAGTTTGAACAGCTATCCATTCCGATTAATGTGCAATGGCCCGTCACTTTAGTATTAGGCAAAATTGATAAGTGGCCTGAGGTCAGCGACTACATGCAGCAAATGCAGCAGATCTATTCTGTTCGTCAAATTATTCAAAGGTATTTGTCTACGCATGTGAACATTGCCATTGTTTTAGATGAAAATCATCGGTTTGTCATTTTTGTCCAGCCTAAAGAATCATTATCCATCACCTTTCCGGCAAATGCGGATATGATTGAGCATTATTTCAATAAAACGGTTTCGTTCCTTAAAGGCATATTGGAGGTTATACAGTCAGCTTGTCAGGAGAACATCGGTATGCCTGTCAGCTTTACTGTCGGCAGTAAAGCAAGCTGGTGGGATTCTGTGTCCAGTCAGTATCACTCGCTGCACCATTTGCTAAACTATCGGATAGGCATTGAGAATACGATTCTTTTAGTTGACAGTGAGATCAATGATGATAGGAGCAATGAGGCTGACCCGGTTGAGACTTATGAAGAAGAATTCGATGAAGGAGAGAAGCTGGTAACAGCGCTCAAGCTAAAAAATCTTTCGGTTATCGAGCAGCATCTGGAGTCGGGGAATAAGGAGAAGTATTTTGAAGCTCTGGAGCAGCTGCTGGTTCCTTTAAGAGGCATTCGCAGTAAAAACAACGTCAATGCACAGGAGGTCTATTACACCGTAGCTCTTTATCTGATGTCATATATAAACAGATGGGGGCTGAATATGAAGGTAGCCAGTCAAATGGGACAAACACAGCTGATGCGAATTGATTTTTTCGATACGTGGAACGCTGCGGCGTTGTATTTGACGGAATTATCTTCTGTGCTTTTTAATATGCAAAAGGTGGATCAGAAGAAGCGGGCAGACAATATGATCGAATACTTAAAGGGATTTATTAGAAATCATTTAGACGAGGATTTGTCACTGGTCAGATTGGCGGAACAAGTGCATCTGAATCCATCGTATTTGTCACGCATCTACAAACAGGAGACGGGGAGAAATCTGACGGAGTTTATTGATTCCACTCGGTTAATTCAAGCAAAGGAACTGCTCAAGAGTGAAAATATTAAAATAAGCGATATTGCCCGGCGTGTAGGGTATGAATCAGCTACATCCTTTACCCGCTTTTTTAAAAAAGCAACCGGACATTCGCCACAGGAATACAGAGAAAAGTATATTTTACGAATGCCGTAA
- a CDS encoding alpha-L-arabinofuranosidase C-terminal domain-containing protein → MVLLFINAGRKYSKINKNIYGHFSEHLGRGIYNGLYVGENSPIANTRGIRNDVVEALRHIQVPVLRWPGGCFAEYYNWKDGVGTDRKRMVNAGWGGVVEDNSFGTHEFLDLCEQLGASAYIAANVGSGTPREVSEWVEYMTFSGESPMANWRRENGRDQPWKVEFMGIGNENWACGGHMSPEYYADVYKRFETFVRNYDSNKIFRVACGADGNDYKWTETLMRLAGKRMNGLSLHYYTMPAYYETEPYPWERKGPAVGFDEASYYRTLRRALYMDELIRRHKFVMDQYDPECQVSIILDEWGTWHEAEPETNPAFLFQQNTMRDAIVAAVSLNIFNTHSDRVHMANLAQMVNVLQSVILTEGEEMILTPTYHVFDLFKGHQDSTLIESYVQQDLTGTEEAQVPALHVSASERADGKIHITVVNLSVDEPQQTQLLLSGKTFSTAEARYISGDMNSHNPFGQPPQVEIQTMLPIVIKDNSLFIDLPACCVAEIILD, encoded by the coding sequence ATGGTTCTATTGTTTATAAACGCAGGTCGAAAGTATTCCAAAATTAACAAAAACATATACGGTCACTTCTCAGAGCATTTAGGCCGTGGCATTTATAACGGCTTATATGTTGGTGAGAACAGTCCCATCGCCAATACCCGTGGAATACGTAACGATGTTGTAGAGGCATTGCGGCATATCCAGGTACCGGTATTACGCTGGCCAGGAGGATGCTTCGCCGAATATTATAATTGGAAAGACGGCGTTGGGACTGATCGCAAGCGTATGGTTAATGCCGGTTGGGGTGGTGTGGTAGAGGACAACTCCTTCGGTACCCATGAGTTTTTAGATCTTTGCGAGCAGCTTGGAGCATCTGCCTATATTGCCGCAAACGTTGGCTCTGGTACTCCACGGGAAGTCAGCGAATGGGTCGAATACATGACCTTCAGCGGTGAATCACCGATGGCTAACTGGCGACGCGAAAACGGTCGTGATCAGCCGTGGAAGGTCGAGTTCATGGGAATTGGCAACGAGAACTGGGCCTGCGGCGGGCATATGAGCCCGGAATATTATGCGGATGTATACAAACGCTTCGAAACATTCGTCCGCAATTATGACAGCAACAAGATTTTCAGAGTGGCTTGCGGTGCTGATGGAAACGATTATAAGTGGACGGAAACCTTGATGCGCCTTGCAGGGAAAAGGATGAACGGCCTATCGCTGCACTATTACACCATGCCTGCATATTACGAGACAGAACCATATCCGTGGGAGCGCAAAGGGCCTGCTGTGGGCTTTGACGAAGCTAGCTATTACCGAACACTGCGCCGGGCATTGTATATGGATGAGCTGATTCGCAGACATAAGTTTGTGATGGATCAATATGACCCCGAGTGTCAGGTGTCGATTATTTTGGACGAATGGGGAACTTGGCATGAGGCCGAGCCTGAAACCAATCCTGCTTTCCTTTTCCAGCAAAACACGATGCGTGATGCCATTGTCGCTGCAGTGTCGCTAAATATATTTAATACCCATAGTGATCGGGTGCATATGGCTAACCTTGCCCAAATGGTAAATGTTCTCCAATCGGTGATTTTAACAGAAGGGGAAGAAATGATACTGACTCCCACCTACCATGTATTCGATCTTTTTAAGGGGCATCAGGACTCAACACTTATTGAAAGCTATGTGCAGCAGGATTTGACTGGTACAGAGGAAGCTCAAGTGCCTGCACTGCATGTTAGCGCTTCTGAGCGAGCTGACGGCAAAATTCATATAACCGTCGTCAATTTATCCGTAGATGAGCCACAACAGACACAATTGCTGCTTAGTGGAAAAACGTTTTCTACTGCCGAAGCTCGTTACATCTCCGGCGATATGAACAGCCATAACCCATTTGGACAACCACCTCAGGTAGAGATTCAAACGATGCTCCCTATTGTCATAAAGGACAATAGCTTGTTTATTGATCTTCCCGCCTGTTGTGTTGCTGAAATTATCCTTGATTAA
- a CDS encoding Mov34/MPN/PAD-1 family protein: MLKFVFENYEVQITQSVLDIFLRYRQIFDWQHESGGILLGRVYLDKIIVERTSVPSKADKSGRHFFYRNVQRAQRIVKQTWEDSDGELIYLGEWHTHPEVKPIPSQTDKKLIANMLLDTKMEIEFLLLVIVGTSNYYVAVQKRGEFLTELSKI; the protein is encoded by the coding sequence ATGCTGAAATTTGTTTTTGAAAATTATGAAGTGCAGATTACTCAGTCTGTATTAGATATATTTTTGCGTTATCGACAAATTTTCGATTGGCAACATGAGTCCGGTGGAATTTTATTAGGTAGGGTTTATCTTGATAAAATAATAGTGGAGAGAACGAGTGTACCTTCTAAAGCTGATAAATCAGGGCGTCATTTTTTCTATAGGAATGTTCAAAGAGCACAAAGAATTGTTAAACAGACGTGGGAGGATTCGGATGGTGAACTCATTTATCTCGGTGAGTGGCATACTCATCCAGAAGTTAAGCCTATACCGTCTCAAACCGATAAAAAACTCATTGCTAACATGTTATTAGACACAAAAATGGAGATTGAATTCCTACTTTTGGTTATTGTTGGAACCTCTAATTATTATGTTGCTGTCCAAAAAAGAGGTGAATTTTTAACAGAGTTATCTAAAATATGA
- a CDS encoding ABC transporter permease subunit: protein MLRKRWTREIPLHLIILPGFLFLIVFSYLPIGGIIIAFQKFIPAKGLFGDQQWVGLSNFQYVLELPNFSSIMWNTFYIAVMKIILGLFVPIVIAILLNEVKHAGMKRGVQTAIYLPHFLSWVVLGGIFIEILSPTDGLVNKVIQLFGFEPIFFLGDNKWFPITMILSDSWKEFGYGTIIYLAAITGINPDLYEAAQIDGANRWKQTLNVTLPGMKMVIVLLMVLNLGNLLNAGFDQIFNMYSPMVYESGDILDTFVYRIGLLDAQFGIATAVGLFKSVVALILVSVSYFIAYKVADYRIF from the coding sequence ATGTTACGAAAAAGATGGACAAGGGAAATACCACTGCATTTAATTATATTGCCGGGATTTCTTTTCTTAATTGTCTTTAGCTATCTCCCTATTGGAGGTATCATCATTGCTTTCCAGAAGTTTATTCCAGCCAAAGGCTTGTTTGGCGATCAGCAATGGGTGGGACTGAGCAATTTTCAGTACGTATTGGAACTGCCCAATTTCAGCAGCATTATGTGGAATACATTTTACATTGCGGTCATGAAAATTATTTTGGGACTTTTTGTACCTATTGTGATTGCGATTCTGTTAAACGAAGTCAAGCATGCCGGTATGAAAAGAGGAGTTCAGACGGCTATTTATTTGCCCCACTTTTTATCATGGGTTGTATTAGGCGGCATCTTTATAGAAATTTTATCGCCTACTGATGGATTGGTGAATAAAGTCATTCAGCTGTTTGGCTTTGAACCTATCTTTTTCCTTGGAGATAACAAATGGTTTCCTATAACTATGATATTGTCTGATTCATGGAAGGAGTTTGGTTATGGTACGATCATCTATCTGGCGGCGATTACAGGCATTAACCCGGATTTATATGAAGCGGCACAGATCGACGGAGCTAATCGTTGGAAACAGACCCTGAATGTGACGCTTCCGGGTATGAAGATGGTAATCGTTTTACTAATGGTTCTTAATTTAGGCAATTTGCTGAATGCCGGCTTTGATCAGATTTTCAATATGTACAGCCCAATGGTATACGAAAGTGGAGATATTCTTGATACCTTTGTATATCGCATCGGTTTATTGGATGCCCAATTCGGTATAGCTACAGCGGTGGGATTATTTAAGTCTGTTGTAGCCCTTATACTCGTATCTGTGTCATATTTCATCGCCTATAAGGTTGCGGATTATAGGATTTTCTAG
- a CDS encoding carbohydrate ABC transporter permease gives MPVHKKNDWFAIFNYCFLALVALLCLIPMIHILAVSFSSSAVAATGKVTLWPKDFTLASYEFVAQRAAFWKSMIISLQRILFGGAINLLLTIMVAYPLSKENGEFRFRSFYSWSFFITMIFGAGLIPTYMVIRQLGLMDTIWALVLPTAVPVFSVILLLNFFRMIPKELSESAYMDGAGHWITLWRIYVPVSLPALATILLFSLVGHWNSWFDGLIYMNNPSNYPVQSYIQTIVVQRSFSTMTPEEAKLMASISDKTMRSAQIFLGALPIICVYPFLQRFFVKGMVLGSVKG, from the coding sequence ATGCCTGTACACAAGAAGAACGACTGGTTTGCTATATTTAATTATTGCTTTCTCGCGTTAGTTGCATTGCTCTGTTTGATTCCGATGATTCACATATTGGCCGTTTCCTTCAGCTCTAGCGCCGTTGCGGCAACTGGTAAGGTAACTTTGTGGCCCAAGGATTTTACATTAGCCTCCTACGAATTTGTGGCGCAGCGGGCAGCCTTCTGGAAATCCATGATTATATCTTTGCAGCGTATCCTTTTTGGAGGCGCTATTAATCTCTTGCTCACCATAATGGTAGCCTATCCGCTCTCTAAGGAAAATGGCGAATTCCGCTTTCGCAGCTTTTACTCATGGAGCTTCTTCATTACTATGATATTTGGCGCGGGTCTAATTCCTACCTATATGGTCATCAGACAGCTTGGGTTGATGGATACCATTTGGGCGCTCGTTCTGCCGACCGCAGTACCCGTATTTAGCGTTATTCTGCTATTGAATTTTTTCCGGATGATTCCGAAGGAATTAAGCGAGTCAGCCTATATGGACGGCGCTGGACATTGGATAACGCTATGGCGCATTTATGTTCCGGTTTCCTTGCCTGCCTTAGCGACAATTTTGTTGTTTTCACTTGTCGGCCACTGGAACAGCTGGTTTGATGGATTAATTTATATGAATAACCCCAGCAATTATCCCGTGCAAAGCTACATTCAGACGATTGTAGTTCAACGCTCCTTCAGCACGATGACACCTGAGGAAGCGAAGCTAATGGCAAGCATATCGGATAAAACGATGCGCTCTGCCCAAATTTTTCTAGGGGCGCTGCCCATTATTTGCGTATACCCGTTCCTTCAACGATTTTTTGTAAAAGGGATGGTATTGGGAAGTGTTAAAGGGTAG
- a CDS encoding ThiF family adenylyltransferase, which yields MDDRHSLEVYYDKVLQDVALHLTGNYGAQELKVINKTEFSSSYRIHKNGVAIDLLLPIHFPDVFPEVKIPNPYFSRIYPIPHLNVEHTLCIFDPEEAHPNPANPKGVVDAVIERAFDLIQLGVKRENSSDYLDEFDSYWCQHTIGNVLSLIEVNDVVREIHLIEIDLPRLGRGLLAVDSILKGMNWVKQIGGVSGSTKRKALYLPIKSFGIPPYPSSNGSLLKKIRETSPELISPLIEFLDKNKRPAMVLFSMVTPSGRVMGGWEHQEPVQINPGHRKNKRQTKRAMNGFRAGYKNARMEMNFFRLVKLNRYSVIRVEKDRLLTRGGDGAISTSARVGIVGCGSIGSQIANSLCDLGVDQLMLIDKDILTFENIARHLCGGNHVGKSKVEAINDYISSRLPYCRNNLYHDDVLNILRSDETLLNRCNLTIVAAAHLPTEFRLDELQRRSMINKPLLYVWVEPYLAAAHAVYIDPSKGGHFRDLFNENHQFIGTVLDSPGQYAIREAGCQSTYVPYSILEVKRFIHELMFLIQDILDGTVSNNVLFTWFGNLSLQKSFGRGISKKFDSIGDYSVNYTNVGDLTKTEVLKKC from the coding sequence ATGGACGATCGGCATAGTCTAGAAGTTTACTATGATAAAGTGCTACAAGATGTGGCACTTCATCTGACTGGAAATTACGGAGCCCAAGAATTGAAGGTCATAAACAAAACAGAGTTTTCAAGTTCTTATCGAATTCATAAAAATGGTGTAGCTATTGATCTTTTATTGCCGATACATTTCCCTGATGTTTTTCCTGAAGTCAAGATTCCGAACCCGTATTTTTCTAGGATATATCCAATTCCTCATTTGAATGTCGAACACACGCTCTGTATATTTGACCCAGAAGAAGCGCATCCGAATCCTGCGAACCCCAAAGGTGTAGTTGATGCAGTAATTGAGCGTGCCTTTGATTTAATTCAATTAGGAGTCAAAAGGGAAAATTCAAGTGATTATCTGGACGAATTTGATTCCTATTGGTGCCAACATACTATTGGTAATGTTTTATCCTTGATAGAAGTAAATGACGTAGTAAGAGAAATTCATCTGATTGAAATTGATTTGCCAAGATTAGGAAGGGGATTGTTGGCAGTTGATTCAATTTTAAAAGGAATGAATTGGGTTAAACAAATAGGTGGGGTATCGGGATCAACAAAAAGAAAAGCATTGTATCTTCCAATTAAATCATTCGGAATTCCACCCTATCCAAGTTCGAATGGAAGTTTGCTCAAGAAAATTCGTGAAACGAGCCCAGAGTTAATCTCGCCTTTAATTGAGTTTTTAGATAAAAATAAAAGACCGGCTATGGTTCTGTTTTCAATGGTTACTCCAAGCGGGAGGGTTATGGGAGGGTGGGAACATCAGGAGCCAGTTCAGATTAATCCCGGTCATCGTAAAAATAAACGTCAAACAAAAAGAGCAATGAATGGATTTCGGGCGGGTTATAAAAATGCAAGAATGGAAATGAACTTTTTTAGGCTTGTAAAACTAAACCGTTATTCAGTTATACGTGTGGAGAAAGATAGGCTTCTTACACGTGGAGGGGATGGAGCGATCTCTACTTCAGCAAGAGTTGGCATTGTTGGCTGCGGATCAATTGGTAGCCAAATTGCTAACTCATTATGTGATTTAGGAGTAGACCAATTAATGCTTATTGATAAGGATATCTTAACTTTTGAGAATATAGCAAGACATCTCTGCGGAGGAAATCACGTAGGTAAAAGCAAGGTTGAGGCAATAAATGATTACATTTCTTCTCGTCTGCCTTACTGTCGTAATAATCTTTATCATGATGATGTACTAAATATACTACGAAGTGACGAGACATTATTAAATCGCTGCAATTTGACGATTGTAGCTGCTGCACATTTACCAACAGAATTTAGATTAGATGAACTCCAACGGAGGAGTATGATTAATAAGCCGTTGTTATACGTTTGGGTAGAACCTTATTTAGCAGCAGCCCATGCAGTTTATATAGATCCATCAAAAGGTGGTCACTTCAGAGATCTATTCAATGAAAATCATCAGTTTATAGGTACTGTATTAGATTCACCAGGTCAGTATGCTATTCGTGAGGCAGGTTGTCAAAGTACCTACGTTCCTTATAGCATTTTAGAAGTGAAACGATTTATTCATGAACTCATGTTTTTGATTCAAGATATTTTAGACGGTACAGTAAGCAATAATGTATTATTCACTTGGTTTGGGAATCTAAGCTTACAAAAATCTTTTGGGAGAGGTATTTCTAAAAAATTCGATAGTATTGGCGATTATAGTGTTAATTATACAAATGTCGGAGATTTAACGAAGACTGAGGTACTAAAAAAATGCTGA
- a CDS encoding histidine kinase — MVATFLMAILLIILLGIYMYNWSLNTVKNEIINSSTAQVSFYLESLEDEVERIKILQYDSLNDEYLAKLAIRHSIMNEYDTVESMRKLQQRLVTIHNSSSYIANVSVHILSIQKTISSTTSVSPIDMDKFEHLRVPEGEKGAQLVKYKDKLYLTTLHAGKAGISQMYLIEVEINTTALQEALGQFRTYADSGTFLIDLTHNVVIPGKGNNDAVLLEDLTENDLKLESGNIGYSKINGQNIYVVSVKSNYLNMLLLRYIPQNLIFVPVQSFYIWLWIFTGVGLMIIVLYFVYTYNLIHKPMRKLVGSFRQVESGNFNVHIPVNKKNEFGYLYKGFNSMVQNVSALIDQVYKQKILNQKAELKQLQSQISPHLLYNSLFLINTMARLGDENLIAFTKLLGDYFQFVTRNASDYLPLYQEVEHARTYTDIQLMRFPSRLTIHFEDCPDAVRDIQVPRLIIQPIIENAFKYAVEKTKDKGIVSISFRLDDRALRIIVEDNGAHLSDETLVSVHKLFYDNTNIETSGLINIHRRIRLIYGDENGLSLERSSMGGLKVTLRLNPKAGV, encoded by the coding sequence TTGGTTGCGACATTTTTAATGGCGATCCTACTTATCATCCTTCTGGGGATTTATATGTATAATTGGAGCCTAAACACAGTAAAGAATGAAATTATAAATTCCTCGACTGCACAAGTATCGTTTTATCTTGAAAGTCTGGAAGATGAGGTAGAACGTATAAAAATATTGCAATACGATAGTCTTAACGATGAATATCTAGCTAAGCTGGCCATCCGCCATTCGATTATGAATGAATATGACACAGTGGAAAGCATGAGAAAGCTGCAACAGCGACTGGTTACCATCCATAATAGCAGCTCCTATATCGCTAACGTAAGTGTGCATATTCTCTCTATTCAAAAAACGATATCCTCCACCACCTCCGTAAGTCCTATTGATATGGATAAATTCGAGCACCTCAGGGTGCCGGAGGGGGAGAAGGGGGCACAACTGGTGAAGTATAAAGACAAACTCTACTTGACCACTCTTCACGCTGGAAAAGCGGGAATTTCCCAAATGTACTTGATTGAGGTGGAGATCAATACGACCGCATTGCAAGAAGCATTAGGGCAGTTCCGCACGTATGCCGATAGCGGCACCTTCTTAATCGATCTGACCCACAATGTGGTCATACCTGGAAAAGGAAATAATGATGCGGTATTGCTGGAGGATCTTACAGAAAACGATCTTAAGCTTGAAAGTGGAAACATTGGCTACAGCAAGATTAATGGGCAAAATATTTATGTAGTTTCCGTGAAGTCAAACTACCTGAACATGCTTTTGCTGCGTTATATTCCGCAAAATTTGATTTTTGTCCCCGTTCAGAGCTTTTATATATGGTTATGGATATTTACAGGCGTGGGATTGATGATCATTGTTCTCTACTTCGTATACACGTATAATTTGATTCATAAGCCAATGAGAAAGCTCGTGGGGTCTTTTCGACAAGTAGAGAGCGGCAACTTCAACGTGCATATTCCAGTAAATAAAAAAAACGAGTTTGGTTATTTATACAAAGGCTTTAATTCTATGGTTCAAAATGTATCTGCCTTAATTGATCAGGTATACAAGCAGAAGATTCTCAATCAGAAGGCAGAGCTAAAGCAATTGCAGTCTCAGATCAGCCCGCATCTTCTTTATAACAGCTTGTTTTTAATTAATACGATGGCAAGGTTAGGGGATGAAAATTTAATTGCTTTTACGAAGCTTTTAGGTGATTATTTCCAGTTTGTTACAAGGAATGCTTCGGATTATTTGCCCTTATATCAGGAAGTGGAGCATGCACGAACGTATACCGATATTCAGCTCATGCGTTTTCCTAGCAGACTGACGATCCATTTCGAAGATTGTCCGGATGCGGTCAGGGATATACAGGTACCTAGACTGATTATTCAGCCAATCATTGAAAATGCATTTAAGTATGCTGTGGAAAAAACGAAAGACAAGGGAATCGTTTCGATAAGCTTTCGTCTCGATGATCGCGCCTTGCGTATTATTGTTGAAGATAATGGAGCTCATTTATCGGATGAAACACTGGTATCCGTGCATAAGCTTTTTTACGATAACACCAATATTGAGACCTCAGGTCTAATTAACATTCATAGACGAATCCGGTTGATTTACGGCGACGAAAACGGATTGAGCCTAGAGCGAAGCTCTATGGGCGGTTTAAAGGTGACGTTGCGACTTAACCCGAAGGCGGGGGTTTGA